ACGATCGTGGTCAACGGCGAGAAGTTCGCCACCCACCTGCTGCCCAGCGGCATCCTCACACCCGGCTGCACATCGGTGATCGCCAACGGCGTCGTGGTCTCGCCCGAGGCGCTGTTCCGCGAGCTCGACGCCCTCGAGGCGCGCGGGGTGGACGTCTCGCGGATGGTGGTCAGCGCCAACGCCCACGTGATCGCGTCGTACCACTCGACCATCGACCGGGTCACCGAGCGCTTCCTCGGCTCCAACAAGGTCGGCACGACCGGCCGCGGCATCGGGCCGGCGTACGCCGACAAGGTCGCCCGCGTGGGCATCCGGATCGCCGACCTGTTCGACGAGAAGATCCTGCGGGCCAAGGTCGAGGCCAGCCTCGAGGTGAAGAACCAGCTCCTCGCCAAGGTCTACAACCGCCGGGCGGTCGAGGTCGACGCGGTGGTCGAGGAGCTCCTCGCGTACGTCGACCGGTTGCGGCCGATGGTGGCCGACACCTCGCTGCTGCTCAACCGGGCGCTCGACCGCGGCGAGACGGTGCTGTTCGAGGGTGCCCAGGCGACGATGCTCGACGTCGACCACGGCACCTACCCCTTCGTCACGTCGTCCTCGCCGATTGCGGGCGGGGTGTGCACCGGCGCCGGCATCGGCCCCACCCGGATCGACCGGGTGATCGGCGTGATCAAGGCCTACACGACCCGCGTCGGCTCGGGCCCCTTCCCGACCGAGCTCTTCGACGAGGACGGCGAGAAGCTCTGGAAGATCGGTGGCGAGGTCGGCGTCTCCACCGGCCGCGACCGCCGCTGCGGCTGGTACGACGCGGTGGTCGCGCGCTACGCCACCCGGGTGAACGGTCTGACCGACCTGTTCCTGACCAAGCTCGACGTGCTCTCCAGCTGGGAACGGGTGCCGGTCTGCGTGGCGTACGACGTCGACGGCGAGCGCCAGGACGAGATGCCGATGACGCAGACCGAGTTCCACCACGCGAAGCCGGTCTACGAGTACCTCGACGGCTGGTGGGAGGACATCTCCGGCTGCCGCTCCTTCGCCGAGCTGCCGGCCAACGCCCAGGCCTACGTCCGGGCGCTCGAGGAGATGTCCGGGACCCGGATCTGGGGCGTGGGCGTCGGGCCCGGGCGCGAGCAGACGCTCGTCGTACCCGCGTAGCAGCCCGCGGCGGTACTGTCCGGTTCATGCTCGAGCCGCGCGAGGCGATCGACCGCATCAACCAGGTCTACGGCCGCCATCCACACCACCGGGCCCTGCACGCACGCGGCACCTTCTACACCGGCACCTTCACTGCCACCCCCGATGCGACGGGCCTGTGCTCCGCCGCGGCGTTCTCCGGTGACCCCGTGCCGGTGCTGGTCCGTTGGTCCAACGGCGGCGGCGACCCGGGGCGCCCCGACCAGGACCAGGACGTGCGCGGCATGGCCGTGAAGCTCCAGGCTCCCGGCGGTGACGTCGACCTCCTGGGGCAGACGTCCCCGCGCTTCCCGACGCGCGATCCCGAGGAGTTCCTGTCGATGACAGCCGCGGCGCAGCGGCAGGCGACGTTCCCGCTGTGGATGCTGCGCCACCCCACCACGGTGCCCGCGCTGCTGGCCGGCCTCCGCGCCAAGGCGCTGGGCCCGCCGTACTCCTACGCCGAGGTCTCCTACTACCCGATCCACGCCTACGCCTGGGCCGCGGCCGACGGCTCCCGCTCCTGGGTCCGTTACGTGCTCCGGCCGGTGGGTGGTCGTGACGAGCGGCCCGACGGTGAGTTCACCGGACCCGAGCGGCTGACCGACGAGATCGCGGCGCGCCTCGTCGCCGGGCCGGTGCGCTACGACCTGCGGGTCACTGTCGCGGCCGCGGGCGACGACCCGCACGACCCGACCTCGGTCTGGAAGGGTGCACGCGAGCTCAGTGCCGGTGTCATCGAGGTGACCACGAAGGTGTCCGACCCCGAGCAGTCAGGCGGCCTGGTGGTCTACGACCCGACCCACGTCGCGGAGGGGATCGAGCTGTCCGACGACCCCATCCTGCGCTACCGCGGCGCGTCGTACGGCGAGTCGATCTCGCGGCGCTCGTCCTGACCGTTCGGACTTGATCGGGGTCGACAACTGCGGTCAAACGCGGGTGGGTGCCCTCGGCAGATGCTCGGTCCATGACCCTTCCGTACGCCGAGCCACTGACCCTGACCGAACCCGCCGACCTCGTCGTCCCCGAGCCGCCCCGTC
This genomic window from Nocardioides cynanchi contains:
- a CDS encoding adenylosuccinate synthase yields the protein MPAIVVLGAQWGDEGKGKATDLLATTEQIDYVVRTSGGHNAGHTIVVNGEKFATHLLPSGILTPGCTSVIANGVVVSPEALFRELDALEARGVDVSRMVVSANAHVIASYHSTIDRVTERFLGSNKVGTTGRGIGPAYADKVARVGIRIADLFDEKILRAKVEASLEVKNQLLAKVYNRRAVEVDAVVEELLAYVDRLRPMVADTSLLLNRALDRGETVLFEGAQATMLDVDHGTYPFVTSSSPIAGGVCTGAGIGPTRIDRVIGVIKAYTTRVGSGPFPTELFDEDGEKLWKIGGEVGVSTGRDRRCGWYDAVVARYATRVNGLTDLFLTKLDVLSSWERVPVCVAYDVDGERQDEMPMTQTEFHHAKPVYEYLDGWWEDISGCRSFAELPANAQAYVRALEEMSGTRIWGVGVGPGREQTLVVPA
- a CDS encoding catalase, producing the protein MLEPREAIDRINQVYGRHPHHRALHARGTFYTGTFTATPDATGLCSAAAFSGDPVPVLVRWSNGGGDPGRPDQDQDVRGMAVKLQAPGGDVDLLGQTSPRFPTRDPEEFLSMTAAAQRQATFPLWMLRHPTTVPALLAGLRAKALGPPYSYAEVSYYPIHAYAWAAADGSRSWVRYVLRPVGGRDERPDGEFTGPERLTDEIAARLVAGPVRYDLRVTVAAAGDDPHDPTSVWKGARELSAGVIEVTTKVSDPEQSGGLVVYDPTHVAEGIELSDDPILRYRGASYGESISRRSS